One genomic segment of Cellulophaga sp. HaHaR_3_176 includes these proteins:
- a CDS encoding DUF2254 domain-containing protein encodes MEPAIYNGQKGSIKPATVIMKKILFFFEKLKATFWFVPALIIIITILISIIVVTIDQGIKIPKEGLNQLFFVNSADSARSILTTISAAMIGVAGTVFSITLVALTLASSQFGPRLIRNFMYVRLNQIVLGSYVSTYLYCLFVLNAIKDNDGYTFIPKLSILLAIIAAFTNIILLIVFIHQIATSIQADKVISDISQIISTQVKTLFPENMGDEFEDEKRVNADAIKSRYTHTKLIKSHKNGYFQYIDNESLLEEIQNIDGLLELYFKPGDHLVEGINIGKLYTNKDIDDEQYDDISDNFVIGNTKSSQQDLQFSIYQMVEIASRALSPGVNDPFTAITCIDNLTATMCRLAQANYPSNYRVDKNDVLRIITENLEFEDFLDASFNQIRQYSAGNTAVVIKLMDGLTTISVFAKKDAYKKALVKHAKMVLNVGKQSLNEVNDFKNLEERSKKIMS; translated from the coding sequence ATGGAACCGGCCATATATAATGGACAAAAGGGAAGTATTAAACCAGCTACCGTTATTATGAAAAAAATACTGTTTTTCTTCGAAAAATTAAAGGCAACCTTTTGGTTTGTACCAGCATTGATTATTATAATTACAATTCTTATTTCAATTATTGTAGTTACTATCGATCAAGGTATCAAAATACCAAAAGAAGGTTTAAATCAACTGTTTTTTGTAAATAGTGCCGATTCTGCTCGTAGTATATTAACCACTATTTCTGCGGCTATGATTGGTGTTGCAGGTACTGTTTTTTCAATAACACTGGTAGCATTAACCTTAGCCTCTTCGCAATTTGGCCCACGGTTAATTCGTAATTTTATGTATGTACGGCTTAACCAAATTGTATTAGGTTCGTATGTATCAACCTATCTATATTGCTTGTTTGTTTTAAATGCAATAAAAGATAATGATGGGTACACGTTTATACCTAAACTATCTATTCTGCTTGCTATAATTGCAGCGTTTACAAATATTATACTCCTTATTGTTTTTATACATCAAATTGCCACAAGTATTCAGGCTGACAAGGTAATTTCTGATATTTCTCAGATTATTTCTACCCAAGTAAAAACTTTATTTCCTGAAAATATGGGCGATGAATTTGAAGATGAAAAACGAGTAAATGCCGATGCTATAAAATCAAGATATACTCATACGAAACTTATAAAATCTCATAAAAATGGTTATTTTCAATATATTGATAATGAATCGTTATTAGAAGAAATACAAAATATTGATGGGTTGTTAGAGTTGTATTTTAAACCCGGAGATCATTTAGTAGAAGGTATTAATATTGGAAAGCTCTATACAAATAAAGATATTGATGATGAGCAGTATGATGACATTTCAGACAATTTTGTAATAGGTAATACTAAAAGTTCTCAACAAGATCTTCAATTTTCAATTTATCAGATGGTAGAAATAGCATCACGTGCATTATCGCCAGGCGTTAACGATCCTTTTACAGCAATTACGTGTATTGATAACTTAACGGCTACTATGTGCCGACTAGCACAAGCCAATTACCCATCTAACTACCGAGTAGATAAAAATGATGTATTAAGAATTATTACAGAAAATTTAGAGTTTGAAGATTTTTTAGACGCTTCATTCAATCAAATTCGACAATATTCGGCAGGTAATACTGCTGTGGTCATAAAATTGATGGATGGTTTAACTACTATTTCTGTTTTTGCTAAAAAGGATGCGTATAAAAAGGCCCTTGTAAAACACGCAAAAATGGTTTTAAATGTTGGTAAACAATCTTTAAATGAAGTAAATGACTTTAAAAACTTAGAAGAAAGATCTAAAAAAATTATGTCGTAA
- a CDS encoding DUF421 domain-containing protein — protein sequence MNWLYSLTDPLLETIAGSILICIAIILLTRLVGLRTFAKFTAYDFAFTIAIGSIISSILTSSTSIVHGVVAIASLLLLAYVLSGLQKKFPKLSSLLSNQPLLLMKGSTILDKNLKHAQIEKSQVIAKLREANVLNFNQVFAVVLEATGDISVLHKTSDADNQKLNEQLLEGVRETP from the coding sequence ATGAATTGGTTGTACTCATTAACAGACCCACTTTTAGAAACTATAGCTGGTAGTATTTTAATATGTATCGCTATAATTTTATTAACAAGGCTGGTTGGTTTGCGTACTTTCGCAAAATTTACGGCCTACGACTTTGCATTTACAATTGCTATTGGTAGTATTATTTCATCTATACTAACTTCTAGTACATCAATAGTACATGGTGTAGTGGCCATTGCAAGTTTGTTGTTACTTGCATATGTACTTTCTGGTTTACAAAAAAAATTTCCAAAATTAAGTTCTTTACTTTCTAATCAACCTTTGTTGTTAATGAAAGGGAGTACCATATTAGATAAAAATTTAAAACACGCTCAGATTGAAAAATCGCAAGTAATTGCAAAATTAAGAGAAGCCAATGTATTAAATTTCAACCAAGTATTTGCTGTGGTATTAGAAGCTACAGGCGATATTTCGGTACTCCACAAAACTTCTGATGCTGATAATCAAAAATTAAACGAACAACTACTAGAAGGCGTACGAGAAACACCGTAA
- a CDS encoding Crp/Fnr family transcriptional regulator: protein MHNKLKKHIETVIPITKDEFSFIVAHFTIENFKKGDFLIEKGNRNVDAYFIISGLLKLSYDDEQGKEHIVSFAMEDWWESDFSAFYSQAPATKHLQCLENTMVYSLTYTNYQKLCAEQPKMEHFFLKKSSNGHIASQQRILSFLSNTAKERYNELLKKQPTLLQRVPKTLLASYLGVSRETLSRLNT, encoded by the coding sequence ATGCATAACAAGCTTAAAAAACATATCGAAACTGTTATTCCCATAACAAAAGATGAGTTCTCTTTTATTGTGGCTCATTTTACAATAGAAAACTTTAAAAAAGGTGATTTTTTAATCGAAAAAGGAAACCGAAATGTTGATGCTTACTTCATTATATCAGGACTTTTAAAACTTTCGTATGATGATGAACAGGGTAAAGAGCACATTGTTTCTTTTGCTATGGAAGATTGGTGGGAAAGTGATTTTTCTGCATTTTATTCACAAGCTCCAGCAACCAAGCATTTACAATGTTTAGAAAATACTATGGTATATTCATTAACATATACTAACTACCAAAAACTGTGTGCCGAGCAGCCAAAAATGGAACATTTTTTTCTTAAAAAATCTAGCAATGGCCATATTGCTTCACAGCAACGCATTCTCTCTTTTTTAAGCAATACTGCAAAAGAACGGTACAACGAGTTACTTAAAAAACAACCCACATTATTGCAACGTGTACCTAAAACATTACTCGCTTCTTATTTAGGTGTAAGCCGCGAAACGTTAAGCAGGCTTAACACTTAA
- a CDS encoding RidA family protein, which produces MEKRIINPWQWQNSRSYVQAIEVKNANATLYISGQTAIDANGVSSTADMKTQVIQTLANLEHVITEAGYQCKHIVRLNIYTTNTNEFFSCFDVLQHWIAKHSIQQTSTVLEVKSLFETLKVELEATVAN; this is translated from the coding sequence ATGGAAAAAAGAATTATTAATCCGTGGCAATGGCAAAACAGCCGTAGTTATGTACAAGCAATTGAAGTTAAAAATGCCAATGCAACCCTTTACATTTCTGGGCAAACTGCAATTGATGCTAATGGCGTTTCGAGTACAGCTGATATGAAAACACAAGTAATACAAACTTTAGCGAATTTAGAGCACGTAATTACCGAAGCTGGTTACCAGTGCAAACACATTGTGCGCTTAAACATATATACGACCAATACAAACGAGTTCTTTTCTTGTTTTGATGTGCTACAACATTGGATTGCCAAACACAGTATACAACAAACCTCAACAGTTTTAGAAGTAAAAAGCCTTTTTGAAACTTTAAAAGTAGAATTAGAAGCAACGGTAGCCAATTAA
- a CDS encoding NlpC/P60 family protein, translated as MFKKSVYLFFSLTVLLISFSCSKIEKKEGHLVDEINEVKNIFAPDKRVALFSVTAEKENGTYTLKGESNLPDAVQALKDKLNAENKTVIDSITMLPTATLNDSTVGLVSISVANLRSNPKHSAELATQALLGTPVKIYKKEGSWALIQTPDMYLSWVDDGGIVPMPMSTMNRWKAATKIIYTQITGNTYSEPNISAQVVSDIVAGGILEMIDDSGDFYNVKYPDGRVAFVNKQEAVLYSDWLAHTNPTEEALVATSKKLMGLPYLWGGTSPKGVDCSGFTKTIYFLNGMIIPRDASQQVHTGEEMDAVKNFDQLAPGDLLFFGRKATDSIGEKVVHVGMWIGNNEFIHSSGQVKISSVAKDAYNFDAYNLGRYLRSKRLVNSKKGALINLTKTPIFND; from the coding sequence ATGTTCAAAAAATCTGTTTACTTATTTTTTAGTTTAACTGTATTGTTAATATCCTTTTCATGTTCTAAAATTGAAAAAAAAGAAGGGCATTTAGTTGATGAAATAAATGAGGTAAAAAACATTTTTGCACCAGATAAAAGGGTAGCTTTATTTTCTGTAACGGCAGAAAAAGAAAATGGGACCTATACATTAAAAGGTGAAAGTAACCTGCCAGATGCTGTACAAGCATTAAAAGATAAATTGAATGCAGAAAATAAAACTGTTATAGATAGTATTACAATGTTACCAACTGCTACTTTAAATGATAGTACTGTTGGTTTAGTAAGCATATCAGTAGCAAACCTGCGTAGTAATCCAAAACACTCTGCTGAGCTTGCAACACAAGCATTGTTAGGTACACCCGTAAAAATTTATAAAAAAGAAGGTTCTTGGGCCTTAATTCAAACACCAGATATGTATTTATCATGGGTAGATGATGGTGGTATTGTACCGATGCCTATGAGTACCATGAACCGTTGGAAAGCTGCAACCAAAATTATATACACACAGATAACAGGTAATACCTATTCTGAACCTAATATTAGCGCACAAGTAGTATCAGATATTGTTGCAGGTGGCATTTTAGAAATGATAGATGATAGTGGTGATTTTTATAACGTAAAATATCCAGATGGTAGGGTAGCTTTTGTAAACAAGCAAGAAGCTGTTTTATATAGCGATTGGCTTGCGCATACAAACCCAACGGAAGAAGCTTTAGTAGCTACCTCTAAAAAACTAATGGGCTTACCATACTTATGGGGTGGCACATCACCAAAAGGGGTAGACTGTAGTGGTTTTACTAAAACGATATACTTTTTAAACGGAATGATTATTCCGCGTGATGCATCGCAACAAGTACATACAGGTGAAGAAATGGATGCTGTTAAAAACTTTGATCAATTAGCACCTGGCGATCTGTTATTCTTCGGAAGAAAAGCAACAGACTCTATAGGTGAAAAAGTAGTACATGTAGGTATGTGGATAGGAAATAACGAATTCATTCATTCTTCCGGACAAGTAAAAATAAGTAGCGTTGCTAAAGATGCTTATAATTTTGATGCTTATAATTTAGGTAGATATTTACGCTCTAAACGATTAGTAAATAGTAAAAAAGGTGCTTTAATCAACTTGACAAAAACACCTATTTTTAATGATTAA
- a CDS encoding GNAT family N-acetyltransferase: MLTIVVKTFSELNTQELYAILQLRSEVFVVEQDCVYQDVDGKDQKAIHVLGFKGDDVVAYTRIFKAGDYFKEASIGRVVVSQKTRKDGYGVEIMKASIQAVKDCYNETTIRISAQKYLLKFYTSLGFTAVGNEYLEDGIPHINMIK, encoded by the coding sequence ATGTTAACTATAGTTGTAAAAACATTTAGTGAACTAAACACTCAAGAGTTGTATGCTATATTACAATTAAGGAGCGAAGTTTTTGTAGTTGAACAAGACTGTGTATATCAAGATGTTGATGGTAAAGACCAAAAAGCAATACATGTATTAGGTTTTAAAGGTGATGATGTTGTTGCATATACCCGAATTTTTAAAGCTGGCGATTATTTTAAAGAAGCCAGTATTGGTAGGGTAGTAGTAAGCCAAAAAACAAGAAAAGATGGGTATGGGGTTGAAATTATGAAAGCCTCTATACAAGCTGTTAAAGATTGTTATAATGAAACAACTATTAGAATATCAGCTCAAAAATACCTTTTAAAGTTTTATACCTCATTAGGTTTTACTGCAGTAGGCAATGAATATTTAGAAGATGGCATACCACATATAAATATGATCAAATAA
- a CDS encoding RpiB/LacA/LacB family sugar-phosphate isomerase produces MKIAIGNDHAGTQYKLAVIGLLKSMNIEVENYGTDGTDSVDYPDFVHPVAKDVSDKNVDFGIIICGSGNGASITANKHQKVRSALCWTKEITVLARQHNDANILSLPARYISLPQALDMVKAFLETKFEGGRHERRVEKIPCN; encoded by the coding sequence ATGAAAATAGCTATAGGTAACGATCATGCAGGTACACAGTATAAGCTTGCTGTTATAGGTCTTTTAAAGTCAATGAACATTGAAGTTGAAAACTATGGAACAGATGGAACAGATAGTGTAGACTATCCAGATTTTGTTCATCCGGTTGCTAAAGATGTTTCTGATAAAAATGTAGATTTCGGTATTATTATATGTGGTAGCGGTAATGGTGCATCTATTACAGCTAACAAACATCAAAAAGTTAGATCTGCTTTATGTTGGACAAAAGAAATAACAGTTTTAGCTAGGCAACATAATGATGCCAATATTTTAAGCTTACCTGCTCGTTATATTTCTTTACCACAAGCTTTAGATATGGTAAAAGCCTTTTTAGAAACAAAATTTGAAGGTGGAAGACACGAAAGAAGAGTAGAAAAAATACCTTGTAATTAA